The proteins below are encoded in one region of Cygnus olor isolate bCygOlo1 chromosome 19, bCygOlo1.pri.v2, whole genome shotgun sequence:
- the SPTAN1 gene encoding LOW QUALITY PROTEIN: spectrin alpha chain, non-erythrocytic 1 (The sequence of the model RefSeq protein was modified relative to this genomic sequence to represent the inferred CDS: inserted 2 bases in 1 codon; deleted 3 bases in 2 codons), with the protein MDPSGVKVLETAEDIQERRQQVLDRYHRFKELSSLRRQKLEDSYRFQFFQRDADELEKWIQEKLQIASDENYKDPSNLQGKLQKHQAFEAEVQANSGAIVKLDETGNQMINESHFASETIRTRLQELHRLWELLLEKMREKGVKLLQAQKLVQYLRECEDVLDWINDKEAIVTSEELGQDLEHVEVLQKKFEEFQTDLAAHEERVNEVNQFAGKLIQEQHPEEELIKSKQDEVNASWQRLKGLALQRQGKLFGAAEVQRFNRDVDETISWIKEKGQLMASDDFGRDLASVQALLRKHEGLERDLAALEDKVKALCAEADRLQQSHPINASQIQVKREELIANWEQIRTLAAERHARLNDSYRLQRFLADFRDLTSWVTEMKALINADELANDVAGAEALLDRHQEHKGEIDAHEDSFKSADESGQALLAAGHYASDEVKEKLTILSDERAALLELWELRRQQYEQCMDLQLFYRDTEQVDNWMSKQEAFLLNEDLGDSLDSVEALLKKHEDFEKSLSAQEEKITALDEFATKLIQNNHYAMDDVATRRDALLSRRNALHERAMYRRAQLADSFHLQQFFRDSDELKSWVNEKMKTATDEAYKDPSNLQGKVQKHQAFEAELSANQSRIDALEKAGQKLIDVNHYASDEVAARMNEVISLWKKLLEATELKGIKLREANQQQQFNRNVEDIELWLYEVEGHLASDDYGKDLTSVQNLQKKHALLEADVAAHQDRIDGITIQARQFQDAGHFDADNIKKKQEALVARYEALKDPMVARKQKLADSLRLQQLFRDIEDEETWIREKEPIAASTNRGKDLIGVQNLLKKHQALQAEIAGHEPRIKAVTQKGNAMVEEGHFAAEDVKTKLNELNQKWDSLKAKASQRRQDLEDSLQAQQYFADANEAESWMREKEPIVGSTDYGKDEDSAEALLKKHEALMSDLSAYGSSIQALREQAQSCRQQVAPTDDETGKELVLALYDYQEKSPREVTMXKGRYPHLLNSTNKDWWKVEVNDRQGFCTSCLCEKLDPAQSASRENLLEEQGSIALRQEQIDNQTLITKEVGSVSLRMKQVEELYHSLLELGEKRKGMLEKSCKKFMLFREANELQQWINEKEAALTNEEVGADLEQVEVLQKKFDDFQKDLKANESRLKDINKVANDLESEGLMAEEVQAVEQQEVYGMMPRDETDSKTASPWKSARMMVHTVATFNSIKELNERWRSLQQLAEERSQLLGSAHEVQRFHRDADETKEWIEEKNQALNTDNYGHDLASVQALQRKHEGFERDLAALGDKVNSLGETAQRLIQSHPESAEDLQEKCTELNQAWNSLGKRADQRKEKLGDSHDLQRFLSDFRDLMSWINGIRGLVSSDELAKDVTGAEALLERHQEHRTEIDARAGTFQAFEQFGQQLLARGHYASPEIKEKLDILEQERTDLEKAWVQRRMMLDQCLELQLFHRDCEQAENWMAAREAFLNTEDKGDSLDSVEALIKKHEDFDKAINVQEEKIAVLQSFADQLISADHYAKGVIANRRNEVLDRWLRLKAQMIEKRSKLGESQTLQQFSRDVDEIEAWISEKLQTASDESYKDPTNIQLSKLLSKHQKHQAFEAELHANADRIRGVIDMGNSLIERGACAGSEDAVKARLAALADQWQFLVQKSAEKSQKLKEANKQQNFNTGIKDFDFWLSEVEALLASEDYGKDLASVNNLLKKHQLLEADISAHEDRLKDLNSQADSLMTSSAFDTSQVKDKRETINGRFQRIKSMAAARRAKLNESHRLHQFFRDMDDEESWIKEKKLLVSSEDYGRDLTGVQNLRKKHKRLEAELAAHEPAIQGVLDTGKKLSDDNTIGKEEIQQRLAQFVDHWKELKQLAAARGQRLEESLEYQQFVANVEEEEAWINEKMTLVASEDYGDTLAAIQGLLKKHEAFETDFTVHKDRVNDVCANGEDLIKKNNHHVENITAKMKGLKGKVSDLEKAAAQRKAKLDENSAFLQFNWKADVVESWIGEKENSLKTDDYGRDLSSVQTLLTKQETFDAGLQAFQQEGIANITALKDQLLAAKHIQSKAIEARHASLMKRWNQLLANSAARKKKLLEAQEHFRKVEDLFLTFAKKASAFNSWFENAEEDLTDPVRCNSLEEIKALREAHDAFRSSLSSAQADFNQLAELDRQIKSFRVASNPYTWFTMEALEETWRNLQKIIKERELELQKEQRRQEENDKLRQEFAQHANAFHQWIQETRTYLLDGSCMVEESGTLESQLEATKRKHQEIRAMRSQLKKIEDLGAAMEEALILDNKYTEHSTVGLAQQWDQLDQLGMRMQHNLEQQIQARNTTGVTEEALKEFSMMFKHFDKDKSGRLNHQEFKSCLRSLGYDLPMVEEGEPDPEFESILDTVDPNRDGHVSLQEYMAFMISRETENVKSSEEIESAFRALSSEGKPYVTKEELYQNLTREQADYCISHMKPYMDGKGRELPSAYDYIEFTRSLFVN; encoded by the exons ACtcggctgcaggagctgcaccgGCTATGGGAATTACTAttggaaaaaatgagagagaagggagTCAAACTGTTGCAAGCACAAAAGCTGGTGCAGTACTTACGGGAATGTGAAGATGTCTTGGACTGGATCAATGACAAG GAAGCAATAGTTACCTCAGAAGAGCTTGGCCAGGACTTAGAGCATGTTGAGGTTTTGCAAAAGAAGTTTGAAGAGTTCCAGACAGACCTTGCAGCTCATGAGGAAAGAGTAAATGAAGTGAACCAGTTTGCTGGCAAACTTATCCAG GAACAGCACCCTGAGGAGGAACTTATAAAGTCCAAACAGGATGAAGTAAATGCGAGCTGGCAGCGTCTTAAGGGGCTTGCCCTTCAGAGGCAAGGAAAACTCTTTGGGGCAGCTGAAGTTCAGCGCTTCAACAG GGATGTGGATGAAACCATCAGCTGGATTAAGGAGAAAGGGCAGTTGATGGCCTCAGATGATTTTGGCAGAGACTTGGCCAGTGTACAGGCTTTGCTGCGTAAGCATGAAGGCCTGGAAAGAGATCTTGCAGCTTTGGAAGATAAG GTTAAGGCCCTTTGTGCAGAAGCTGACCGTTTGCAGCAGTCTCACCCAATAAATGCTTCTCAAATTCAAGTGAAACGGGAGGAACTCATTGCCAACTGGGAACAGATCCGAACTCTGGCAGCAGAGAGGCATGCTCGCCTTAATGACTCCTACAGG TTGCAGCGCTTTCTGGCGGACTTCCGAGACCTCACTAGCTGGGTAACTGAGATGAAGGCTCTGATAAATGCTGATGAACTTGCCAATGACGTGGCTGGAGCAGAAGCCCTTCTAGATAGACATCAGGAACATAAG GGAGAAATTGATGCCCATGAAGATAGCTTCAAATCCGCTGATGAGTCTGGACAGGCTTTGCTTGCTGCTGGGCACTATGCTTCAGATGAAGTTAAAGAAAAG CTGACCATCCTCTCAGATGAAAGAGCTGCCTTGCTAGAGCTGTGGGAGCTTCGCAGACAACAGTATGAACAGTGCATGGATCTGCAGCTTTTCTACAGAGATACTGAACAAGTTGACAACTGGATGAGCAAACAAGAA GCTTTTCTGCTGAATGAAGACCTTGGTGATTCTCTGGATAGCGTGGAGGCTCTTCTAAAGAAGCATGAAGACTTTGAGAAATCCCTAAGTGCCCAGGAGGAGAAAATCACA GCATTAGATGAGTTTGCTACTAAATTGATTCAGAATAACCATTATGCCATGGATGATGTTGCTACACGCAGAGATGCT ctgctgagCCGCCGAAATGCTCTTCATGAAAGAGCTATGTACCGCCGTGCTCAGCTGGCAGACTCTTTCCATCTACAGCAGTTTTTCAGAGACTCTGATGAGCTAAAGAGTTGggttaatgaaaaaatgaaaactgcaacTGATGAGGCTTACAAG GATCCATCAAACTTGCAAGGCAAAGTTCAGAAACATCAGGCTTTTGAAGCAGAGCTTTCTGCTAATCAGAGCCGTATTGACGCACTGGAGAAAGCTGGCCAGAAGCTGATTGATGTCAATCACTATGCATCTGATGAAGTGGCAGCTCGCATGAATGAAGTTATCAGCTTGTGGAAGAAACTTCTGGAAGCCACTGAACTCAAAG GTATAAAACTGCGTGAAGCCAATCAACAGCAGCAGTTTAATCGCAACGTGGAGGACATTGAGCTGTGGCTGTATGAAGTAGAGGGACACTTGGCTTCCGATGATTATGGAAAAGATCTTACTAGTGTTCAGAATCTTCAGAAGAAACATGCCCTGCTAGAAGCAGATGTTGCTGCCCATCAG GATCGTATAGATGGCATTACCATCCAGGCACGCCAGTTCCAAGATGCTGGGCACTTTGATGCTGACAATatcaagaagaaacaagaagctTTAGTAGCTCGGTATGAAGCTCTAAAGGATCCTATGGTAGCTCGCAAGCAGAAACTTGCAGATTCTCTTCGCCTGCAGCAGCTTTTCCGTGACATTGAGGATGAAGAGACCTGGATTAGGGAAAAGGAACCTATCGCCGCCTCAACAAACCGAG gcAAGGACTTAATTGGTGTCCAGAATCTGCTAAAGAAGCACCAGGCTTTGCAGGCAGAAATCGCAGGCCATGAGCCTCGCATTAAAGCCGTcacacaaaaaggaaatgctatGGTGGAAGAAG GACATTTTGCTGCTGAGGATGTGAAAACCAAACTGAATGAGCTAAACCAAAAATGGGACTCTCTGAAAGCAAAGGCATCTCAACGACGACAAGATCTAGAGGATTCTCTGCAAGCTCAGCAGTACTTTGCTGATGCTAATGAGGCAGAATCATGGATGAGGGAAAAGGAGCCCATTGTAGGCAGCACAGACTATGGGAAGGATGAAGACTCAGCTGAG GCTCTTCTGAAGAAACATGAAGCTTTGATGTCTGATCTTTCTGCTTACGGCAGCAGCATACAGGCATTAAGGGAACAGGCCCAGTCATGCAGG CAACAAGTTGCTCCCACTGATGATGAAACTGGAAAAGAGCTCGTTCTGGCGCTCTATGATTACCAAGAGAAGAGTCCTCGGGAGGTGACTAT AAAAGGGAGATATCCTCACCTACTCAACAGCACCAACAAG GACTGGTGGAAGGTTGAAGTTAATGACCGTCAGGGCTTTTGTACCAGCTGCCTATGTGAAAAACTAGATCCTGCCCAGTCTGCATCCCGAGAGAATCTCCTGGAAGAGCAGGGCAGCATAGCCTTGCGACAGGAACAAATTGACAACCA GACTCTCATAACTAAGGAAGTCGGCAGTGTATCTCTGCGTATGAAACAGGTCGAAGAACT GTATCATTCTCTTCTTGAGCTGGGAGAAAAACGTAAAGGCATGCTagaaaaaagctgcaaaaaattTATGCTTTTCCGTGAGGCTAATGAG CTTCAGCAGTGGATCAATGAGAAAGAAGCTGCACTCACGAATGAGGAAGTGGGTGCTGATTTGGAGCAGGTCGAGGTGCTGCAGAAGAAG TTTGACGATTTTCAGAAG GATCTAAAAGCTAATGAGTCGCGTCTGAAGGACATAAACAAGGTTGCAAATGACCTGGAGTCAGAAGGACTGATGGCAGAGGAAGTGCAAGCAGTAGAGCAACAg gaaGTCTATGGTATGATGCCCAGG GATGAAACTGATTCTAAGACAGCCTCTCCTTGGAAG TCTGCACGTATGATGGTACACACAGTGGCAACATTTAACTCAATCAAG gaacTGAATGAACGTTGGAGGTCTCTGCAGCAGTTAGCAGAGGAGCGAAGCCAGCTGTTGGGCAGTGCTCATGAAGTCCAGAGATTCCACAG AGATGCCGATGAAACAAAAGAATGGATAGAGGAGAAGAATCAAGCATTAAATACAGACAATTACGGACATGACTTGGCCAGCGTGCAGGCTCTGCAGCGCAAACACGAAGGCTTCGAGAGAGACTTAGCAGCTCTTGGAGACAAG GTGAACTCTCTTGGTGAAACTGCCCAGCGTCTGATCCAGTCACATCCAGAATCTgctgaagatctccaagaaaAATGCACTGAGTTGAATCAGGCTTGGAATAGTCTGGGAAAACGTGCTGACCAGCGCAAAGAGAAGCTTGGAGATTCTCACGACCTGCAGCGTTTCCTCAGTGATTTCAG GGACCTTATGTCTTGGATCAATGGAATCCGGGGACTGGTCTCCTCAGATGAGCTTGCAAAGGATGTGACTGGAGCTGAAGCTTTATTGGAAAGGCATCAG GAACACCGCACTGAAATAGATGCAAGAGCTGGCACTTTCCAGGCATTTGAACAGTTTGGACAACAACTTCTGGCACGTGGTCACTATGCCAGTCCAGAGATCAAGGAGAAACTGGATATTCTAGAACAAGAACGGACAGACCTGGAGAAGGCTTGGGTCCAGCGCAGAATGATGCTAGACCAGTGCCTGGAACTGCAG CTGTTTCATCGGGACTGTGAACAAGCTGAAAATTGGATGGCTGCCCGAGAGGCTTTCCTAAATACAGAAGATAAAGGAGACTCCTTAGACAGCGTGGAGGCACTCATCAAGAAACACGAAGATTTTGATAAGGCAATCAATGTCCAG gaagagaaaattgCCGTCTTGCAGTCTTTTGCTGACCAGCTGATCTCCGCTGATCATTATGCGAAAGGAGTCATTGCTAACAGACGCAATGAGGTTCTGGACAG GTGGCTTCGTCTGAAAGCTCAAATGATTGAGAAGAGATCTAAGCTAGGAGAATCTCAGACTCTCCAGCAGTTCAGTCGTGATGTCGATGAAATAGAAGCTTGGATCAGTGAAAAGCTCCAGACTGCAAGTGATGAGTCATATAAGGATCCCACGAATATCCAG CTTTCCAAACTGCTG AGCAAACACCAGAAGCACCAAGCCTTTGAAGCTGAGCTCCATGCCAATGCAGATCGGATCCGCGGCGTCATCGATATGGGGAACTCGCTGATTGAAAGAGGAGCGTGTGCTGGCAGCGAGGATGCTGTGAAG GCACGGCTAGCTGCCCTGGCTGACCAATGGCAGTTCCTGGTACAGAAGTCAGCAGAGAAGagtcagaaactgaaagaagcTAATAAACAGCAGAATTTCAATACTGGAATCAAGGACTTTGATTTCTGGCTTTCAGAG GTGGAGGCTTTGTTGGCATCTGAAGACTACGGGAAGGACTTGGCATCAGTTAACAACCTTCTGAAGAAGCACCAGTTACTGGAAGCTGATATATCTGCTCATGAG GATCGTCTGAAAGACCTGAACAGTCAGGCTGACAGTTTGATGACCAGCAGTGCTTTTGATACATCCCAAGTGAAGGATAAACGTGAGACTATTAATGGACGCTTTCAGAGGATCAAGAGTATGGCAGCTGCCCGCCGTGCAAAGCTGAATGAGTCCCACCGTTTGCATCAGTTTTTCCGTGATATGGACGATGAGGAGTCCTGGATCAA AGAGAAGAAATTGTTAGTTAGCTCAGAGGACTACGGCAGAGACCTAACTGGTGTGCAGAacctgaggaaaaaacacaagcGCTTAGAAGCAGAATTAGCTGCCCATGAGCCTGCTATCCAG ggTGTTCTAGACACTGGGAAGAAGCTTTCGGACGATAACACAATTGGAAAGGAGGAGATACAGCAGAGGCTGGCCCAGTTTGTGGATCACTGGAAAGAGTTAAAGCAGTTGGCAGCTGCTCG GGGGCAGCGTCTAGAGGAGTCTCTGGAATACCAACAGTTTGTAGCAAATGTTGAGGAAGAAGAAGCATGGATCAATGAGAAAATGACACTGGTAGCCAGTGAGGATTACGGGGACACACTTGCAGCTATCCAG GGCTTGCTGAAAAAGCATGAAGCATTTGAGACTGATTTTACTGTCCACAAAGACAGAGTGAATGATGTTTGTGCTAACGGAGAGGATCTCATTAAAAAG AACAATCACCATGTGGAGAACATTACTGCCAAGATGAAGGGCCTCAAAGGAAAGGTGTCAGAtctggagaaagcagcagctcagaggaaAGCCAAACTGGATGAGAACTCTGCCTTCCTCCAGTTCAACTGGAAAGCAGATGTAGTGGAGTCGTGGATAG gtgagaaggaaaacagtctgAAGACAGATGATTATGGACGTGACCTCTCTTCTGTGCAGACACTACTCACCAAGCAG gaAACTTTTGATGCTGGACTTCAGGCTTTCCAGCAGGAGGGAATTGCAAACATCACTGCTCTGAAAGACCAGCTGCTAGCAGCCAAACACATCCAATCAAAGGCCATTGAGGCTCGGCATGCTTCCTTGATGAAACGCTGGAACCAGCTACTTGCCAATTCTGCagccaggaaaaagaaactcttGGAGGCTCAGGAGCATTTCAGAAAG GTCGAGGATCTGTTCCTGACTTTTGCAAAGAAGGCATCTGCCTTCAACAGCTGGTTTGAGAATGCTGAAGAGGACCTGACGGATCCCGTGCGCTGTAACTCGCTGGAAGAAATCAAAGCACTGCGAGAAGCTCATGATGCTTTCCGTTCTTCGCTCAGTTCTGCCCAAGCTGACTTCAACCAGCTGGCAGAGCTTGACCGCCAGATCAAGAGCTTCCGTGTAGCCTCCAACCCCTACACTTGGTTTACTATGGAGGCTCTTGAAGAAACTTGGAGGAATCTGCAGAAAATTATCAAG GAACGTGAATTGGAGTTGCAGAAGGAACAGCgaaggcaggaagaaaatgacaagTTGCGCCAGGAGTTTGCTCAGCATGCTAATGCCTTCCATCAGTGGATTCAGGAGACCAG GACTTACCTGCTAGATGG GTCTTGTATGGTGGAGGAGTCGGGAACACTGGAATCGCAGCTGGAAGCTACTAAA CGCAAGCACCAGGAGATCCGAGCTATGAGGAGCCAGCTGAAGAAGATTGAGGACCTTGGAGCTGCCATGGAAGAGGCACTTATCTTGGACAACAAGTACACGGAGCACAGCACCGTGGGGCTGGCGCAGCAGTGGGACCAGCTTGACCAGCTGGGGATGAGAATGCAGCACAACCTGGAACAGCAGATCCAAGCTCG AAACACAACTGGAGTCACTGAGGAGGCCTTGAAGGAGTTCAGCATGATGTTCAA gcACTTTGACAAGGACAAATCTGGACGACTTAATCACCAGGAGTTTAAGTCTTGCTTGCGCTCCCTTGGCTACGACCTGCCTATGGTTGAGGAAGGAGAGCCAGACCCCGAATTTGAGTCTATTCTTGACACTGTCGATCCCAACAG GGATGGACACGTCTCGCTGCAGGAGTATATGGCGTTTATGATCAGCAGGgagacagaaaatgtgaaatccAGCGAGGAGATCGAGAGTGCTTTCCGTGCCCTCAGCTCAGAAGGGAAGCCCTACGTGACCAAGGAGGAGCTCTACCAG